In Phocoena sinus isolate mPhoSin1 chromosome 10, mPhoSin1.pri, whole genome shotgun sequence, a single genomic region encodes these proteins:
- the ACVRL1 gene encoding serine/threonine-protein kinase receptor R3 isoform X2: MTLDPPRRTLLMLLTALGLTQGGPVKPSRGPLVTCTCENPYCKGPTCQGAWCTVVLVREEGTHLQEHRGCGSLNQEFCKGRPTDFFNHYCCYSPFCNHNVSLVLEATQTPPEQPQGDGQLPLILGPVLALLVLVALGALGLWHVRRRQEKQRSLNSELGESSLILKASEQGDSMLGDLLDSDCTTGSGSGLPFLVQRTVARQVALVECVGKGRYGEVWRGLWHGESVAVKIFSSRDEQSWFRETEIYNTVLLRHDNILGFIASDMTSRNSSTQLWLITHYHEHGSLYDFLQRQTLEPQLALRLAVSAACGLAHLHVEIFGTQGKPAIAHRDLKSRNVLVKSNLQCCIADLGLAVMHSQGSDYLDIGNNPRVGTKRYMAPEVLEEQIRTDCFESYKWTDIWAFGLVLWEIARRTIVNGIVEDYRPPFYDVVPNDPSFEDMKKVVCVDQQTPTIPNRLAADPVLSGLAQMMRECWYPNPSARLTALRIKKTLQKLSNGLQRPKVIH; the protein is encoded by the exons ATGACCTTGGACCCTCCCAGGAGAACCCTTCTGATGCTACTGACGGCCTTGGGCCTGACCCAGG GCGGCCCCGTGAAGCCCTCTCGGGGCCCGCTGGTGACCTGCACGTGTGAGAACCCGTACTGCAAAGGGCCCACCTGCCAGGGGGCCTGGTGCACAGTAGTGCTGGTGCGGGAGGAGGGCACACACCTCCAGGAACATCGGGGCTGCGGGAGCCTGAACCAGGAGTTCTGCAAGGGGCGGCCCACCGACTTCTTCAACCACTACTGCTGCTACAGCCCCTTCTGCAACCACAACGTGTCCCTGGTGCTGGAGG CCACCCAGACTCCGCCAGAGCAGCCGCAAGGAGATGGCCAGCTGCCTCTCATCCTGGGCCCCGTGCTGGCCTTGCTGGTCCTAGTGGCTCTGGGTGCCCTGGGCCTGTGGCATGTCCGGCGGAGGCAGGAGAAGCAGCGGAGCCTGAACAGTGAGCTGGGCGAGTCCAGCCTCATCCTGAAGGCATCCGAGCAGGGGGACAGCATGCTGGGG GACCTCCTGGACAGCGACTGCACCACCGGCAGTGGCTCAGGGCTCCCCTTCCTGGTGCAGAGGACAGTGGCGCGGCAGGTGGCTCTGGTGGAGTGTGTGG GAAAGGGCCGCTATGGCGAGGTATGGCGGGGCCTGTGGCACGGTGAGAGTGTAGCCGTCAAGATCTTCTCCTCGAGGGACGAACAGTCCTGGTTCCGGGAGACTGAGATCTACAACACGGTTCTGCTCAGACACGACAACATCCTAG GCTTTATCGCCTCGGACATGACTTCCCGCAACTCAAGCACGCAACTGTGGCTTATCACGCACTACCACGAGCACGGCTCGCTCTACGACTTTCTGCAGAGGCAGACGCTGGAGCCCCAGCTGGCCCTGAGGCTAGCCGTGTCCGCGGCCTGCGGCCTGGCGCACCTGCACGTGGAGATCTTCGGCACGCAGGGCAAGCCGGCCATCGCCCACCGCGACCTCAAGAGCCGCAACGTGCTGGTCAAGAGCAACCTGCAGTGCTGCATCGCGGACCTGG GCCTGGCTGTAATGCACTCCCAGGGTAGTGACTACCTGGACATCGGCAACAACCCGCGAGTGGGCACCAAGAGGTACATGGCCCCCGAGGTGCTGGAAGAGCAGATCCGAACCGACTGCTTCGAGTCCTACAAGTGGACGGACATCTGGGCCTTTGGCCTGGTGCTGTGGGAAATCGCCCGCCGGACCATTGTCAATG GCATCGTGGAGGACTACAGGCCACCCTTCTACGATGTGGTACCTAACGATCCCAGCTTTGAGGACATGAAGAAGGTGGTGTGTGTTGACCAGCAGACGCCCACTATCCCCAACCGGCTGGCTGCAGACCCG gtcCTCTCAGGCCTGGCTCAGATGATGCGGGAGTGCTGGTACCCAAACCCCTCTGCCCGCCTCACTGCACTGCGGATCAAGAAGACACTACAGAAGCTCAGCAACGGTCTCCAGAGGCCCAAAGTGATTCACTAG
- the ACVRL1 gene encoding serine/threonine-protein kinase receptor R3 isoform X1, translated as MLLHPFSSPGTMTLDPPRRTLLMLLTALGLTQGGPVKPSRGPLVTCTCENPYCKGPTCQGAWCTVVLVREEGTHLQEHRGCGSLNQEFCKGRPTDFFNHYCCYSPFCNHNVSLVLEATQTPPEQPQGDGQLPLILGPVLALLVLVALGALGLWHVRRRQEKQRSLNSELGESSLILKASEQGDSMLGDLLDSDCTTGSGSGLPFLVQRTVARQVALVECVGKGRYGEVWRGLWHGESVAVKIFSSRDEQSWFRETEIYNTVLLRHDNILGFIASDMTSRNSSTQLWLITHYHEHGSLYDFLQRQTLEPQLALRLAVSAACGLAHLHVEIFGTQGKPAIAHRDLKSRNVLVKSNLQCCIADLGLAVMHSQGSDYLDIGNNPRVGTKRYMAPEVLEEQIRTDCFESYKWTDIWAFGLVLWEIARRTIVNGIVEDYRPPFYDVVPNDPSFEDMKKVVCVDQQTPTIPNRLAADPVLSGLAQMMRECWYPNPSARLTALRIKKTLQKLSNGLQRPKVIH; from the exons ATGTTATTGCACCCCTTCTCTTCTCCAGGGACCATGACCTTGGACCCTCCCAGGAGAACCCTTCTGATGCTACTGACGGCCTTGGGCCTGACCCAGG GCGGCCCCGTGAAGCCCTCTCGGGGCCCGCTGGTGACCTGCACGTGTGAGAACCCGTACTGCAAAGGGCCCACCTGCCAGGGGGCCTGGTGCACAGTAGTGCTGGTGCGGGAGGAGGGCACACACCTCCAGGAACATCGGGGCTGCGGGAGCCTGAACCAGGAGTTCTGCAAGGGGCGGCCCACCGACTTCTTCAACCACTACTGCTGCTACAGCCCCTTCTGCAACCACAACGTGTCCCTGGTGCTGGAGG CCACCCAGACTCCGCCAGAGCAGCCGCAAGGAGATGGCCAGCTGCCTCTCATCCTGGGCCCCGTGCTGGCCTTGCTGGTCCTAGTGGCTCTGGGTGCCCTGGGCCTGTGGCATGTCCGGCGGAGGCAGGAGAAGCAGCGGAGCCTGAACAGTGAGCTGGGCGAGTCCAGCCTCATCCTGAAGGCATCCGAGCAGGGGGACAGCATGCTGGGG GACCTCCTGGACAGCGACTGCACCACCGGCAGTGGCTCAGGGCTCCCCTTCCTGGTGCAGAGGACAGTGGCGCGGCAGGTGGCTCTGGTGGAGTGTGTGG GAAAGGGCCGCTATGGCGAGGTATGGCGGGGCCTGTGGCACGGTGAGAGTGTAGCCGTCAAGATCTTCTCCTCGAGGGACGAACAGTCCTGGTTCCGGGAGACTGAGATCTACAACACGGTTCTGCTCAGACACGACAACATCCTAG GCTTTATCGCCTCGGACATGACTTCCCGCAACTCAAGCACGCAACTGTGGCTTATCACGCACTACCACGAGCACGGCTCGCTCTACGACTTTCTGCAGAGGCAGACGCTGGAGCCCCAGCTGGCCCTGAGGCTAGCCGTGTCCGCGGCCTGCGGCCTGGCGCACCTGCACGTGGAGATCTTCGGCACGCAGGGCAAGCCGGCCATCGCCCACCGCGACCTCAAGAGCCGCAACGTGCTGGTCAAGAGCAACCTGCAGTGCTGCATCGCGGACCTGG GCCTGGCTGTAATGCACTCCCAGGGTAGTGACTACCTGGACATCGGCAACAACCCGCGAGTGGGCACCAAGAGGTACATGGCCCCCGAGGTGCTGGAAGAGCAGATCCGAACCGACTGCTTCGAGTCCTACAAGTGGACGGACATCTGGGCCTTTGGCCTGGTGCTGTGGGAAATCGCCCGCCGGACCATTGTCAATG GCATCGTGGAGGACTACAGGCCACCCTTCTACGATGTGGTACCTAACGATCCCAGCTTTGAGGACATGAAGAAGGTGGTGTGTGTTGACCAGCAGACGCCCACTATCCCCAACCGGCTGGCTGCAGACCCG gtcCTCTCAGGCCTGGCTCAGATGATGCGGGAGTGCTGGTACCCAAACCCCTCTGCCCGCCTCACTGCACTGCGGATCAAGAAGACACTACAGAAGCTCAGCAACGGTCTCCAGAGGCCCAAAGTGATTCACTAG
- the ACVRL1 gene encoding serine/threonine-protein kinase receptor R3 isoform X3 — translation MLLHPFSSPGTMTLDPPRRTLLMLLTALGLTQGGPVKPSRGPLVTCTCENPYCKGPTCQGAWCTVVLVREEGTHLQEHRGCGSLNQEFCKGRPTDFFNHYCCYSPFCNHNVSLVLEATQTPPEQPQGDGQLPLILGPVLALLVLVALGALGLWHVRRRQEKQRSLNSELGESSLILKASEQGDSMLGDLLDSDCTTGSGSGLPFLVQRTVARQVALVECVGKGRYGEVWRGLWHGESVAVKIFSSRDEQSWFRETEIYNTVLLRHDNILGFIASDMTSRNSSTQLWLITHYHEHGSLYDFLQRQTLEPQLALRLAVSAACGLAHLHVEIFGTQGKPAIAHRDLKSRNVLVKSNLQCCIADLDVCLVSSHLSKSPTGCLNVLFKPTPAELQELGERGREPATWVLILASLTTSFPVTRPWGSAL, via the exons ATGTTATTGCACCCCTTCTCTTCTCCAGGGACCATGACCTTGGACCCTCCCAGGAGAACCCTTCTGATGCTACTGACGGCCTTGGGCCTGACCCAGG GCGGCCCCGTGAAGCCCTCTCGGGGCCCGCTGGTGACCTGCACGTGTGAGAACCCGTACTGCAAAGGGCCCACCTGCCAGGGGGCCTGGTGCACAGTAGTGCTGGTGCGGGAGGAGGGCACACACCTCCAGGAACATCGGGGCTGCGGGAGCCTGAACCAGGAGTTCTGCAAGGGGCGGCCCACCGACTTCTTCAACCACTACTGCTGCTACAGCCCCTTCTGCAACCACAACGTGTCCCTGGTGCTGGAGG CCACCCAGACTCCGCCAGAGCAGCCGCAAGGAGATGGCCAGCTGCCTCTCATCCTGGGCCCCGTGCTGGCCTTGCTGGTCCTAGTGGCTCTGGGTGCCCTGGGCCTGTGGCATGTCCGGCGGAGGCAGGAGAAGCAGCGGAGCCTGAACAGTGAGCTGGGCGAGTCCAGCCTCATCCTGAAGGCATCCGAGCAGGGGGACAGCATGCTGGGG GACCTCCTGGACAGCGACTGCACCACCGGCAGTGGCTCAGGGCTCCCCTTCCTGGTGCAGAGGACAGTGGCGCGGCAGGTGGCTCTGGTGGAGTGTGTGG GAAAGGGCCGCTATGGCGAGGTATGGCGGGGCCTGTGGCACGGTGAGAGTGTAGCCGTCAAGATCTTCTCCTCGAGGGACGAACAGTCCTGGTTCCGGGAGACTGAGATCTACAACACGGTTCTGCTCAGACACGACAACATCCTAG GCTTTATCGCCTCGGACATGACTTCCCGCAACTCAAGCACGCAACTGTGGCTTATCACGCACTACCACGAGCACGGCTCGCTCTACGACTTTCTGCAGAGGCAGACGCTGGAGCCCCAGCTGGCCCTGAGGCTAGCCGTGTCCGCGGCCTGCGGCCTGGCGCACCTGCACGTGGAGATCTTCGGCACGCAGGGCAAGCCGGCCATCGCCCACCGCGACCTCAAGAGCCGCAACGTGCTGGTCAAGAGCAACCTGCAGTGCTGCATCGCGGACCTGG ACGTGTGTTTGGTCTCATCTCACCTCTCCAAGAGCCCCACAGGTTGCCTTAACGTCCTTTTCAAGCCCACACCAGCCGAGCTCCAGGAGTTAGGAGAAAGGGGCAGGGAGCCAGCAACCTGGGTTCTCATCCTGGCTTCGCTGACTACATCGTTCCCCGTCACCAGGCCTTGGGGTTCGGCTCTGTGA